From Pantoea sp. Ep11b, the proteins below share one genomic window:
- the eptB gene encoding kdo(2)-lipid A phosphoethanolamine 7''-transferase has product MNYIKTLSQQKLSLLLALYLGILLNLPIFYRRFDGFLRHSTITNWLTAVTEVVAIVLLTFFLMRLLSLGGKWFYRVLATLIVLISVAAAYYMAFFNVVIGYGIVASVMTTDTDLSKEVVGYHFILWMVLVSALPLLMIWRNRLSMTLNEQLRTPGQRLKPTLVMLLCVALVWLPIRFFDKLQKHNEEITNIDLPSYGGVVAHSYLPSNWLAAVGLFAWTRVDESLKNEELLDPAKKFTYVAPAGLDDTYVVFVIGETTRWDHMGMLGYERDTTPKLSKEKNLVAFRGESCDTATKLSLRCMFVREGGTMDNPGRTLKEQNVFAVMKELGFTSELFAMQSEVWFYDNVNANNFAFREQIGSEKRNQGKAVDDMLLVPEMKASLDRFPKGKHLVVLHTKGSHYLYSQRYPRSFAKYQPECMGVDETCSKAQLINAYDNSVLYVDSMLDSVLDQLRDKKAIVFYAADHGESISENMHLHGTPREMAPPEQFRVPMMVWASDKYLEDSQNRSNFERLQAQQRVGRTHRHVELFDTILGCLGYTSPDGGINPANNWCQAPDKSQAKSL; this is encoded by the coding sequence ATGAATTATATTAAAACCCTGTCTCAGCAAAAGTTATCGCTCTTGCTGGCGCTCTATCTCGGTATCTTACTGAATTTACCGATTTTCTATCGCCGTTTTGATGGTTTTCTCAGGCATTCTACGATAACGAACTGGCTGACTGCCGTCACCGAGGTGGTCGCCATTGTGCTGCTGACGTTCTTCCTGATGCGCCTGCTGTCGCTGGGAGGAAAGTGGTTTTATCGCGTGCTGGCCACGCTGATCGTGCTGATTTCTGTCGCCGCGGCCTATTACATGGCGTTTTTTAACGTTGTGATTGGTTACGGTATTGTGGCGTCAGTGATGACGACCGACACCGATCTCTCTAAAGAGGTCGTGGGTTATCATTTCATCCTGTGGATGGTGCTGGTCAGCGCGTTGCCGCTGCTGATGATCTGGCGCAACCGGCTGAGCATGACGCTGAATGAGCAGTTGCGGACGCCGGGGCAGCGCCTGAAACCGACCCTGGTTATGCTGCTCTGTGTCGCGCTGGTCTGGCTGCCCATCCGCTTTTTCGACAAGCTGCAGAAGCACAACGAAGAGATCACCAATATCGATCTGCCGAGCTACGGCGGGGTGGTAGCGCACTCCTATCTGCCGTCTAACTGGCTGGCGGCGGTCGGACTGTTTGCGTGGACCCGCGTGGATGAGTCTCTGAAAAACGAGGAGCTGCTTGATCCGGCGAAGAAGTTTACCTATGTTGCGCCTGCCGGGCTGGACGATACCTATGTGGTGTTTGTGATTGGCGAGACCACGCGCTGGGATCACATGGGGATGCTGGGCTATGAGCGTGATACCACGCCGAAGCTGTCCAAAGAGAAGAACCTGGTGGCCTTCCGGGGTGAGTCCTGTGATACCGCGACCAAACTGTCGCTGCGCTGCATGTTCGTGCGCGAGGGCGGCACCATGGATAATCCGGGGCGTACGCTGAAAGAGCAGAACGTGTTTGCGGTGATGAAAGAGCTGGGCTTTACCTCGGAACTGTTTGCGATGCAGAGCGAGGTCTGGTTCTACGATAACGTAAATGCCAATAACTTTGCTTTCCGCGAGCAGATTGGTTCAGAGAAGCGCAATCAGGGTAAAGCGGTCGATGACATGCTGCTGGTGCCGGAGATGAAAGCGTCACTGGATCGTTTCCCGAAAGGCAAGCATCTGGTGGTGCTGCACACCAAAGGGTCGCACTATCTCTATTCACAGCGTTATCCGCGCAGCTTCGCGAAATATCAGCCGGAGTGCATGGGCGTGGATGAGACCTGTAGTAAAGCGCAGTTGATTAATGCTTATGATAACTCGGTGCTCTATGTCGATAGCATGCTGGACAGCGTGCTGGACCAGCTGCGCGACAAGAAGGCGATCGTCTTCTATGCAGCCGATCACGGTGAGTCGATCAGCGAGAATATGCATCTGCATGGCACGCCGCGTGAGATGGCCCCCCCTGAGCAGTTCCGGGTGCCCATGATGGTCTGGGCGTCTGATAAATACCTGGAAGACAGCCAGAACCGCAGCAACTTTGAGCGTCTGCAGGCGCAGCAGCGTGTAGGGCGTACTCATCGGCATGTTGAGCTGTTCGATACCATTCTGGGTTGTCTGGGGTATACCTCGCCAGATGGAGGCATTAATCCGGCCAATAACTGGTGCCAGGCACCGGATAAGAGTCAGGCTAAGTCGCTGTAG
- the dppA gene encoding dipeptide ABC transporter periplasmic-binding protein DppA, translating into MINSLAKSGMLKVGLSLIAMTVAAGVQAKTLVYCSEGSPEGFNPQLFTSGTTYDASSRQIYNRLVEFTIGTTELHAALAEKWDVSEDGKTYTFHLRKGVKWQTTKDFKPTREFNADDVVFTFERQLDKNNAYHGVSGGSYEYFEGMDMPKLISKVEKVDDHTVRFVLTRPEAPFLADLGMDFASILSKEYADNMLKAGTPQNVDLNPVGTGPFQLLQYQKDSRILYKANPDYWGTKPKIDRLVFSITPDASVRYAKLQKGECQVMPYPNPADIARMKQDKNINLYEQAGLNVGYLSYNVEKKPLDNLKVRQALTMAVNKKAIIDAVYQGAGQPAKNLIPPTMWGYNDAVKDYAYDPEKAKALLKEAGMADGFSIDLWAMPVQRPYNPNARRMAEMIQSDWAKIGVKAKIVTYEWGEYLKRAKAGEHQTVMMGWTGDNGDPDNFLATLFSCSAAKDGSNYSRWCDKSFEDQIQPARATADQAKRIEYYKQAQVVMHDQAPALMIAHSTVYEPVSKKVSGYKVDPLGGHYFAQVDIKE; encoded by the coding sequence ATGATCAACTCCCTGGCTAAATCCGGGATGCTGAAGGTCGGTCTGAGCCTGATTGCTATGACTGTCGCCGCCGGTGTTCAGGCAAAAACCCTGGTTTACTGTTCTGAAGGTTCGCCGGAAGGCTTTAACCCGCAGTTGTTCACCTCGGGCACCACCTACGATGCCAGCTCACGTCAGATCTACAACCGACTGGTTGAGTTCACTATCGGCACCACCGAACTGCACGCGGCGCTGGCAGAGAAATGGGATGTCAGCGAAGACGGTAAAACCTACACCTTCCACCTGCGTAAAGGCGTGAAGTGGCAGACCACCAAAGATTTTAAACCGACGCGCGAATTTAACGCGGATGATGTGGTGTTCACCTTCGAGCGCCAGCTGGACAAAAATAACGCCTACCACGGCGTTTCCGGCGGCAGCTACGAATATTTCGAAGGCATGGATATGCCGAAGCTGATCAGCAAAGTCGAAAAAGTGGACGACCACACCGTACGCTTCGTGCTGACGCGTCCTGAAGCGCCGTTCCTGGCCGATCTCGGTATGGACTTCGCCTCAATTCTGTCGAAAGAGTACGCCGACAACATGCTGAAAGCGGGCACTCCGCAGAACGTCGACCTGAATCCGGTGGGTACAGGGCCGTTCCAGCTGCTGCAGTACCAGAAAGATTCCCGCATCCTGTATAAAGCGAACCCGGATTACTGGGGCACCAAGCCTAAAATCGATCGCCTGGTCTTCTCAATCACGCCAGACGCGTCCGTGCGTTACGCCAAGCTGCAGAAAGGCGAATGCCAGGTGATGCCGTACCCGAACCCGGCTGACATCGCCCGTATGAAGCAGGACAAAAACATCAATCTGTATGAGCAGGCTGGCCTGAACGTCGGTTATCTGTCGTACAACGTTGAGAAAAAACCGCTGGATAACCTGAAAGTGCGCCAGGCACTGACCATGGCGGTCAACAAAAAGGCAATCATCGACGCCGTTTATCAGGGTGCAGGCCAGCCGGCTAAAAACCTGATCCCACCAACAATGTGGGGCTACAACGATGCGGTGAAAGATTACGCGTACGATCCTGAGAAAGCCAAAGCGCTGCTGAAAGAAGCGGGCATGGCGGACGGTTTCTCCATCGACCTGTGGGCGATGCCGGTTCAGCGTCCTTACAACCCGAACGCACGCCGCATGGCGGAGATGATCCAGAGCGACTGGGCGAAGATTGGCGTGAAAGCCAAAATCGTCACCTACGAGTGGGGCGAATATCTGAAGCGTGCTAAAGCGGGCGAGCACCAGACCGTCATGATGGGCTGGACCGGCGACAACGGTGACCCGGATAACTTCCTGGCAACGCTGTTCAGCTGTTCAGCGGCCAAAGATGGCTCTAACTACTCGCGCTGGTGTGATAAATCCTTCGAGGATCAGATCCAGCCAGCCCGCGCCACCGCCGATCAGGCGAAGCGCATCGAGTACTACAAGCAGGCTCAGGTTGTAATGCATGACCAGGCACCGGCGCTGATGATCGCGCACTCAACGGTCTATGAACCGGTCAGCAAGAAAGTCTCCGGCTACAAAGTCGATCCGCTGGGCGGACACTACTTTGCTCAGGTAGACATTAAAGAATAA
- the dppB gene encoding dipeptide ABC transporter permease DppB, with amino-acid sequence MLQFILRRLGLVIPTFIGITLLTFAFVHMIPGDPVLIMAGERGISPERHAQLMALLGLDQPLWKQYLNYINGVLHGDLGISLKSRIPVWDEFVPRFKATLELGICAMIFAVAIGIPVGVLAAVKRGSIFDHTAVGISLTGYSMPIFWWGIMLIMLVSVQFNLTPVSGRVGDSVFLDDTLPLTGFMLIDTFFWGEPGDFHDAVMHMILPAIVLGTIPLAVIVRMTRSAMLEVLGEDYIRTARAKGLTRMRVIVVHALRNAMLPVVTVIGLQVGTLLAGAILTETIFSWPGLGRWLIEALQRRDYPVVQGGVLLTAVLIILVNLLVDLLYGVVNPRIRHKK; translated from the coding sequence ATGCTGCAGTTCATACTCCGACGTCTGGGCCTTGTCATCCCAACGTTTATTGGCATTACACTACTTACTTTCGCGTTTGTTCATATGATCCCCGGCGATCCGGTGCTGATCATGGCGGGTGAACGCGGTATTTCACCTGAACGTCATGCACAGTTAATGGCGCTGCTGGGTCTGGATCAGCCACTGTGGAAACAGTATCTGAACTACATCAACGGCGTGTTACATGGCGACCTCGGCATTTCACTCAAGAGCCGTATCCCGGTCTGGGATGAGTTCGTGCCGCGCTTCAAAGCGACGCTGGAACTCGGCATCTGCGCCATGATCTTCGCCGTCGCTATCGGCATCCCAGTGGGGGTTCTGGCGGCCGTGAAACGTGGCTCGATTTTCGACCATACGGCGGTAGGCATCTCACTGACCGGCTACTCCATGCCGATTTTCTGGTGGGGCATCATGCTGATCATGCTGGTCTCGGTGCAGTTCAACCTGACGCCGGTGTCCGGGCGGGTGGGCGACAGCGTCTTCCTGGACGACACCCTGCCGCTGACCGGCTTCATGCTGATCGATACCTTCTTCTGGGGCGAGCCGGGTGATTTCCACGATGCGGTCATGCACATGATTCTGCCCGCCATCGTCCTTGGCACCATCCCGCTGGCAGTGATTGTGCGTATGACGCGCTCGGCCATGCTCGAAGTCCTGGGTGAAGATTACATCCGTACGGCGCGCGCCAAGGGCCTGACGCGGATGCGCGTTATCGTGGTGCATGCGCTGCGCAACGCCATGCTGCCGGTGGTGACGGTGATTGGTCTGCAGGTCGGCACGCTGCTGGCCGGGGCGATTCTGACCGAAACCATCTTCTCCTGGCCGGGTCTGGGCCGCTGGCTGATTGAAGCGTTGCAGCGCCGCGACTACCCGGTGGTGCAGGGCGGGGTGCTGCTGACCGCCGTTCTGATTATTCTGGTCAACCTGCTGGTTGATCTGCTGTATGGCGTGGTGAACCCGCGCATACGTCACAAGAAATAA
- the dppC gene encoding dipeptide ABC transporter permease DppC codes for MSVVEPGSVNVAPKPMTPFQEFWHYFKRNKGAVIGLVYIIIVLLCAIFADVLAPHSPAEQFRDALLHPPVWQEGGSWSYILGTDDVGRDVLSRLMFGARLSLLVGCLVVVLSLIFGVIFGLLAGYLGGVVDATIMRLVDIMLALPSLLLALVLVAIFGPSIVNASIALTFVALPHYIRLTRAAVLVEVNRDYVTASGVAGAGMLRQMFVNILPNCLAPLIVQASLGFSNAILDMAALGFLGMGAQPPTPEWGTMLSDVLQYAQSAWWVVTFPGLVILLTVLAFNLMGDGLRDALDPKLKQ; via the coding sequence ATGTCTGTTGTTGAACCCGGCAGCGTTAACGTTGCACCCAAGCCGATGACCCCATTTCAGGAATTCTGGCACTACTTTAAACGTAACAAAGGCGCGGTCATCGGCCTGGTGTACATCATCATTGTGCTGCTGTGCGCCATCTTTGCCGATGTGCTGGCCCCGCACTCTCCTGCGGAGCAGTTCCGCGATGCGCTGCTGCATCCGCCGGTCTGGCAGGAGGGTGGAAGCTGGAGCTACATTCTGGGCACCGACGATGTGGGCCGTGACGTGCTGTCGCGCCTGATGTTTGGTGCGCGCCTGTCGCTGCTGGTGGGCTGTCTGGTGGTGGTGCTGTCGCTGATTTTCGGCGTGATATTCGGCCTGCTGGCGGGCTATCTCGGCGGCGTGGTCGATGCCACCATCATGCGTCTGGTCGATATCATGCTGGCGCTGCCCAGCCTGCTGCTGGCCCTGGTGCTGGTCGCTATTTTCGGCCCGTCCATCGTTAACGCTTCGATTGCACTGACCTTTGTGGCGCTGCCGCACTATATCCGTCTGACGCGCGCGGCGGTGCTGGTGGAAGTCAACCGCGACTACGTGACCGCCTCCGGCGTCGCGGGCGCCGGTATGCTGCGCCAGATGTTCGTGAATATTCTGCCTAACTGCCTGGCACCGCTGATCGTGCAGGCTTCATTAGGCTTCTCCAACGCCATTCTCGACATGGCGGCGTTGGGCTTTCTCGGTATGGGTGCGCAACCGCCAACGCCGGAGTGGGGCACCATGCTCTCCGACGTTCTGCAGTATGCGCAAAGTGCCTGGTGGGTGGTGACCTTCCCCGGACTGGTCATTCTGCTGACCGTGCTGGCATTTAACCTGATGGGCGATGGTTTGCGTGATGCACTCGACCCGAAACTCAAGCAGTAA
- the dppD gene encoding dipeptide ABC transporter ATP-binding protein, whose amino-acid sequence MALLNVDKLSVHFGDEKAPFRAVDRISYQVEQGQVVGIVGESGSGKSVSSLAIMGLIDFPGKVMAEKLEFNQRDLKRISEKERRQLVGAEVAMIFQDPMTSLNPCYTVGYQIMEAIKVHQGGNKRTRRQRAIDLLNQVGIPDPASRLDVYPHQLSGGMSQRVMIAMAIACRPKLLIADEPTTALDVTIQAQIIELLLELQRQENMALILITHDLALVAEAAHHIIVMYAGQVVESGKAGDIFKAPRHPYTQALLRALPEFAADKARLASLPGVVPGKYDRPIGCLLNPRCPYATDRCRQEEPELRTIPGRQSKCHYPLDDAGRPTYES is encoded by the coding sequence ATGGCGTTATTAAATGTAGACAAACTGTCGGTGCATTTCGGTGACGAAAAAGCACCTTTCCGCGCGGTTGACCGCATCAGTTATCAGGTTGAGCAGGGCCAGGTCGTGGGCATTGTGGGCGAGTCCGGCTCCGGCAAATCGGTCAGCTCACTGGCGATCATGGGGCTGATCGATTTCCCTGGCAAGGTGATGGCGGAGAAGCTGGAGTTCAACCAGCGCGACCTGAAACGCATCTCCGAAAAAGAGCGCCGCCAGTTAGTGGGCGCAGAAGTGGCGATGATTTTCCAGGACCCGATGACCAGCCTCAACCCCTGCTACACCGTGGGCTACCAGATTATGGAAGCGATCAAGGTGCATCAGGGCGGCAACAAACGCACCCGCCGTCAGCGGGCGATCGACCTGCTCAATCAGGTCGGTATTCCCGATCCGGCGTCGCGGCTTGATGTCTACCCGCATCAGCTGTCGGGCGGGATGAGTCAGCGTGTGATGATCGCCATGGCAATCGCCTGTCGGCCTAAGCTGTTAATCGCCGATGAGCCGACCACGGCGCTCGACGTGACTATTCAGGCGCAGATCATTGAGCTGCTGCTGGAGTTACAGCGTCAGGAGAACATGGCGCTGATCCTGATTACGCACGATCTGGCGCTGGTGGCCGAAGCGGCGCACCACATTATCGTGATGTATGCCGGTCAGGTGGTGGAGAGCGGCAAAGCCGGCGATATCTTTAAAGCACCGCGCCATCCCTATACGCAGGCGCTGCTGCGTGCGCTGCCGGAGTTTGCGGCAGACAAAGCGCGTCTGGCCTCACTGCCGGGCGTGGTGCCGGGCAAGTATGATCGCCCGATTGGCTGTCTGCTGAATCCACGCTGCCCCTATGCGACTGACCGCTGTCGTCAGGAAGAACCCGAACTGCGCACCATTCCAGGACGCCAGTCCAAGTGTCACTATCCGCTGGACGATGCCGGGAGACCAACCTATGAGTCATGA
- the dppF gene encoding dipeptide ABC transporter ATP-binding subunit DppF, translating into MSHETNKDQFLLQAIDLKKHYPVKKGLFGQERLVKALDGVSFNLERGKTLAVVGESGCGKSTLGRLLTMIETPTEGQLYWHGQDLLKHDPQAQKLRRQKIQIVFQNPYGSLNPRKKVSQILEEPLVINTQLTKAERREKTLEMMAKVGLKTEHYDRYPHMFSGGQRQRIAIARGLMLDPDVLIADEPVSALDVSVRAQVLNLMMDLQQDMGLSYVFISHDLSVVEHIADEVMVMYLGRCVEKGSKEAIFSNPRHPYTQALLSATPRLNPDDRRERIKLTGELPSPLNPPPGCAFNARCHRRFGTCVQLQPKLKNYGGQEIACFAVDQDENQPVGVAEKVS; encoded by the coding sequence ATGAGTCATGAAACCAATAAAGATCAGTTCCTGCTGCAGGCCATCGATCTGAAGAAACACTACCCGGTGAAGAAGGGGCTGTTTGGTCAGGAGCGCCTGGTTAAAGCACTGGATGGCGTCTCATTTAATCTGGAGCGGGGCAAAACCCTGGCGGTGGTAGGGGAGTCCGGCTGTGGCAAATCAACCCTGGGCCGCCTGCTGACCATGATCGAAACGCCAACCGAAGGGCAGCTCTACTGGCACGGTCAGGATCTGCTGAAGCACGATCCGCAGGCGCAGAAGCTGCGTCGACAGAAAATCCAGATCGTGTTCCAGAACCCGTACGGCTCGCTCAATCCGCGTAAGAAAGTAAGCCAGATTCTGGAAGAGCCGCTGGTGATCAACACGCAGCTGACCAAAGCGGAACGCCGCGAGAAGACGCTGGAGATGATGGCGAAAGTGGGCCTGAAGACCGAGCATTACGATCGCTATCCGCACATGTTCTCCGGCGGTCAGCGTCAGCGTATTGCTATCGCGCGCGGGCTGATGCTTGACCCGGATGTCCTGATCGCCGATGAGCCGGTTTCCGCGCTTGATGTCTCGGTACGTGCTCAGGTGCTTAACCTGATGATGGATCTGCAACAGGATATGGGGCTCTCTTACGTCTTCATTTCGCACGATCTGTCGGTGGTGGAGCACATTGCCGATGAGGTGATGGTGATGTATCTCGGCCGCTGCGTCGAGAAGGGGAGTAAAGAGGCGATCTTCTCTAATCCCCGCCATCCTTACACCCAGGCCCTGCTCTCCGCGACACCGCGCCTGAACCCGGACGACCGCCGTGAGCGTATCAAGCTGACCGGCGAACTGCCCAGCCCGCTCAATCCGCCGCCGGGCTGCGCCTTCAATGCGCGCTGTCATCGTCGTTTTGGCACCTGCGTCCAGCTGCAGCCGAAGCTGAAAAACTATGGCGGACAGGAGATTGCCTGCTTTGCTGTGGATCAGGATGAGAATCAGCCAGTGGGTGTGGCAGAGAAGGTCAGCTAA
- the bcsO gene encoding cellulose biosynthesis protein BcsO, which yields MKNNYDDLQRFKEKTQTLDIDFKDMSGQAQEAAEHSKWALIRQLAKEENQTPFSGGQRIDLPQPQPLRGDEFTAPPPEAPPRHASLSAQPALAAGTSILESLSGSAMPAPARAENHAASLFPPPPPSHPVAPPQEAARVAPVRAATLIAPQPATVAAAQPALPPAASASEPGRFGALFRPRETQLPKETLLKPLLEKIALCR from the coding sequence ATGAAGAATAATTACGATGATTTGCAGCGTTTTAAAGAGAAAACGCAGACGCTCGACATCGATTTTAAAGATATGTCTGGCCAGGCGCAGGAAGCGGCAGAACACAGCAAGTGGGCGCTGATTCGTCAGCTGGCGAAAGAGGAAAATCAGACCCCTTTTAGCGGCGGCCAGCGTATTGACCTGCCGCAACCTCAACCGCTGCGCGGTGATGAGTTTACGGCACCGCCACCGGAGGCGCCGCCTCGCCACGCCTCGCTCAGCGCGCAACCGGCCCTGGCGGCTGGCACGTCGATCCTTGAGAGCCTTTCAGGCAGCGCGATGCCCGCGCCCGCCAGAGCGGAAAATCACGCGGCGTCGCTCTTTCCGCCGCCGCCGCCGTCACACCCTGTGGCTCCGCCGCAGGAGGCAGCGCGCGTTGCGCCGGTCCGTGCCGCCACGCTCATCGCGCCTCAGCCCGCGACGGTCGCTGCAGCGCAGCCCGCACTGCCACCGGCCGCATCCGCTTCTGAACCGGGGCGCTTTGGTGCGCTGTTCCGCCCGCGTGAGACTCAGTTGCCAAAAGAAACCTTACTCAAACCGCTACTGGAGAAGATTGCGCTATGCCGTTAG
- the bcsQ gene encoding cellulose biosynthesis protein BcsQ: protein MPLVCVCSPKGGVGKTTLAANLAWSLARSGSKVLAIDFDVQNALRLHFGVPLNDGRGFVARSEEQADWSQSILTTGGNIFVLPYGDVTEPQRERFEENLMKDPHFIKRGLDTVLNYPGLVIVADFPPGPGPALKAMTALADMHLVVMLADTASVSLLPQIEENRMIGKPLNNKQGHHFILNQCDNRRNINRDVTAFMQQRLGDNLLGVVHRDESVGEANASQQSVYDFSPASAAAFDIELIARRVSSILNITVGNGEVQASIRTSHY from the coding sequence ATGCCGTTAGTTTGTGTGTGCTCGCCGAAGGGAGGCGTGGGAAAAACGACGCTGGCGGCGAATCTGGCCTGGAGCCTGGCGCGATCCGGTAGCAAAGTGCTGGCCATCGATTTTGATGTGCAGAATGCACTGCGTCTTCACTTTGGTGTGCCGCTTAATGATGGCCGCGGCTTTGTGGCGCGTTCAGAAGAGCAGGCGGACTGGAGTCAGTCGATTCTCACCACCGGCGGCAATATCTTTGTTCTGCCTTATGGCGACGTCACGGAGCCGCAGCGCGAACGGTTTGAAGAGAACCTGATGAAAGATCCCCACTTCATTAAGCGCGGCCTGGACACGGTGCTGAACTATCCGGGTCTGGTGATTGTGGCCGATTTTCCGCCTGGCCCGGGTCCCGCCCTTAAAGCGATGACGGCGCTTGCCGATATGCATTTAGTGGTGATGTTAGCGGATACCGCCTCTGTGTCGTTATTACCGCAGATTGAAGAGAACCGGATGATTGGTAAACCGCTTAATAATAAGCAGGGGCACCACTTTATTCTGAATCAGTGCGATAACCGGCGGAATATTAACCGCGATGTCACCGCATTTATGCAGCAGCGGCTGGGCGATAATTTACTGGGCGTGGTTCACCGTGATGAAAGTGTGGGTGAAGCCAATGCCTCTCAGCAGTCGGTTTATGATTTCAGCCCCGCGTCGGCGGCCGCATTTGATATTGAACTGATCGCCAGACGCGTCAGCAGCATTCTGAATATCACCGTCGGTAATGGTGAAGTGCAGGCCTCTATCCGCACCAGCCACTATTAA